Genomic window (Tardiphaga sp. vice304):
GCTCGCCGTCGGATTCCGATTCGCCGGTAATGATCGCTTTCATGCTACGGACCTAGCAGAAACCGCCGTTTGCTGCGACGCGGCTGGGCGCAACCCCGGGCTGCGCGCTGCATCAACCTACCGTCATCGTCGATTTGACAAAATCATAGGCTTTACGTCCCGCCATGTCCGATTATCCCTCCGATCAAGTCCTGCCGCGCCAGCGCCGATTGTGGCCCGTGTTCATCCTGCCCGTCCTCGTCGTCGTTCTGGCGGCGGCATGGACCGGCTTCTGGTTCTTTGCGGCCTCCAAGGTGGACGAGAACGTCGACGCCTGGCGCGCCCGCGAGGCCGCGGCCGGGCGGATCTATGATTGCGCCGACCGCTCGGTGGCGGGCTTCCCGTTCCGGCTCGAAGTCCGCTGCAGCGGCGTTAGCGTCGCGTTGTTGTCGCAGACTGCAGGACAGGCGGCGACGCAGGCCCCGATCACCGCCAAGCTCGGCGAGATCCTGGTGGTCGCGCAGATCTACAGCCCGAAGCTGCTGATCGCCGAGTTCAAGGCGCCGGCGATCCTGTCCCAGAACGGCCAGCCGGCGATGGCGGTGAACTGGACGCTGGGCCGCAGCAGCGTCGTCGGCCTGCCGGGCACGCCTGAGAGCGCGGACCTCGAATTCGACAACGCCTCGGTCGATCGCATCGCGGGCTCCGTTCAGTCCGCTACCGTGCGCGTCCAGCACATCGAATTGCACGGCCGCGCCGCCGAAGGCTCGACGCCGGACAAGCCGATTCTCGAATCCGCGCTGCAACTCACCGGCGGCAGCATCCTCGACGTCCATCCGCTGCTGGAAACGCCGTTCGACGCCGATATCCGCACCCGGCTCAGCGGGCTGACCGACGTCTCGCCAAAACCCTGGCCGCAGCGTTTCCGCGAATTGCAGGCCGCCGGCGGCCGCGTCGAGATCGTGCAGTCGCGGGTCCAGCAGGGCGAAATGGTGTCGCTGGCGACCGGCTCGCTGGGCCTCACGGCGGCGGGCAATCTCGACGGCGAATTGCAGATGACGGTGGCCGGGCTGGAGAAGCTGATCCCGGCGCTCGGCA
Coding sequences:
- a CDS encoding DUF2125 domain-containing protein, with translation MSDYPSDQVLPRQRRLWPVFILPVLVVVLAAAWTGFWFFAASKVDENVDAWRAREAAAGRIYDCADRSVAGFPFRLEVRCSGVSVALLSQTAGQAATQAPITAKLGEILVVAQIYSPKLLIAEFKAPAILSQNGQPAMAVNWTLGRSSVVGLPGTPESADLEFDNASVDRIAGSVQSATVRVQHIELHGRAAEGSTPDKPILESALQLTGGSILDVHPLLETPFDADIRTRLSGLTDVSPKPWPQRFRELQAAGGRVEIVQSRVQQGEMVSLATGSLGLTAAGNLDGELQMTVAGLEKLIPALGIDKLLEMGVPQAALDRFAPGVKSADVNNVLGALDRAIPGLGRMVRQNANTGVAAGINSLGTETMLEGKKARSFPLKFVDGAVMLASLKIAQIPPLF